A window from Branchiostoma floridae strain S238N-H82 chromosome 16, Bfl_VNyyK, whole genome shotgun sequence encodes these proteins:
- the LOC118403929 gene encoding protein FAM124A-like: MDVQDPFGCRLELYASNVGKEQLYRQALRPLLAWLDPAFQLVCISQQRPECPSFEKTEGNTQAISVVLLLREDSGDLSATSGRDCLHRPPWRFHHRLELVRTTNATCIAKQEFYDLGSKLPLWCVEPIHCGNEIFRFNLVVRNFSAMVDFYTRLTQKKAACSKPGFCLFTLYSQPGLDIQLALKRSEYLTPYPTSKAMLKFVTPSVAKMADLKPYKIGEDFVVKDPDGNPVLLEVKEQKRVTLEEEETRNWYEIGKKEGPGTKEEFTDDASSLLDDLQSEISVSESLDSGAYCASWEGSDSSTSGYFELSELSSLSLDDIDEDSLVGDYCRPESDIRDDESVLSAFF, encoded by the exons ATGGATGTGCAAGATCCGTTTGGATGTAGGCTAGAACTGTATGCAAGTAATGTTGGAAAAGAACAGTTGTATCGGCAAGCGCTTCGCCCTCTGTTAGCATGGTTGGACCCGGCTTTTCAACTCGTCTGCATTTCACAACAGAGACCGGAATGCCCCAGTTTTGAG AAAACAGAAGGGAACACACAGGCCATCTCTGTTGTCCTCCTACTCCGTGAAGACTCGGGCGACCTCTCGGCCACCTCTGGGCGGGACTGCCTCCACCGGCCCCCGTGGAGGTTTCACCACCGACTCGAGCTAGTCCGCACCACCAACGCCACCTGCATCGCCAAACAGGAGTTCTATGACCTCGGGTCCAAACTCCCACTGTGGTGTGTCGAACCCATCCATTGTGGCAACGAGATATTCCGTTTCAACTTGGTGGTCCGGAATTTTTCCGCCATGGTGGATTTTTACACCAGATTGACCCAGAAAAAAGCCGCTTGTTCCAAGCCTGGCTTCTGTTTGTTCACTTTGTATAGCCAGCCAGGACTTGATATACAGCTAGCATTGAAGCGTTCAGAATACTTGACGCCCTACCCGACTTCAAAAGCCATGTTGAAGTTTGTGACTCCGAGCGTGGCTAAAATGGCGGATCTGAAACCGTACAAAATAGGGGAGGACTTCGTGGTCAAGGACCCGGATGGAAATCCTGTTTTGTTAgaagtgaaagaacaaaagagaGTGACGTTGGAAGAAGAGGAGACAAGAAACTGGTATGAAATCGGGAAGAAAGAGGGACCGGGAACGAAAGAAGAATTTACTGACGACGCGTCTTCCTTGCTTGATGACTTGCAGAGTGAG aTCAGTGTGTCCGAGAGCCTGGATAGCGGGGCGTACTGTGCATCATGGGAAGGCAGTGACTCGTCCACATCCGGGTACTTCGAGCTGTCCGAGCTTTCGAGTCTCTCATTGGACGATATTGATGAGGATTCATTGGTCGGAGACTACTGCCGACCGGAGTCCGACATTAGAGACGATGAGTCCGTGTTGTCGGctttcttttaa
- the LOC118403527 gene encoding patched domain-containing protein 3-like: MAFDGIEKAIRRLFRQYGRFLARHPLSFLLLSILVAGGLGAGMYFLDTESSLEDLYAPDNARGKTERAYVQQHFPTNDSATFQATRLINLGRSASVIITSKGSNGNVLSSTTLAAIDSFNTAIKGIQAEVSGKNYFYTDLCSRWGTQCQVSGEDFLDSRFRKNDSMAIRYPRTDLPGGSVVFSAGTLGSPTLKTGTDIVKTAKSFRLDYHLRTDSPSDDKLSEKWELAVLSYMEKFKSNYINVCYSTSVALESELAALTTRVIPLFSITFTVLITFSILSCMMLDMVRTKPWLGMLGVLSAGMAIVASMGLCLYCGVKFNSVVAAMPFLALGIGVDDLFVMLAAWRKTHPGGSVEDRMGETYAEAAVSITITTATDGLAFGIGAITPIPAVRAFCIFTLTAVLFDYLFQITFFGACMVYIGHREKGNRHAMTCMRVPTPKEAKGRSGCFRAMCTGNAMAGVGEKGEYHDSDHAVMVFFRKHFGPFITKWWVKVIVLLIYGAYLGCAIWGCTQVRQGIRLSRLAADDSYVVDFYDKQDQYYGEYGPRVAVIIAQPLNYWEESTRDQVEKLLAKFEDTDYTFGKTESESWLRDYLAFVNQYSGAIPGLSAATKSSFLSNLYDPFLKNAAFERYSLDIEFNGDKSAIVSSRFFVQTKNMVNSDREQVMMLKMREIAGVEWRLRSRSAPLTRWD, encoded by the exons ATGGCTTTCGACGGCATAGAGAAAGCCATCCGGCGCCTGTTCCGACAGTACGGCAGGTTCTTGGCCCGCCACCCGTTGTCGTTCCTGCTCTTGTCCATACTGGTGGCCGGTGGGCTGGGTGCAGGGATGTATTTCCTGGACACAGAGTCGAGCCTGGAAGACTTGTACGCACCTGACAACGCCCGGGGCAAGACGGAGCGAGCGTACGTACAGCAGCACTTCCCAACAAACGACTCCGCAACCTTCCAGGCCACCCGTCTGATCAACTTGGGCAGATCTGCAAGCGTGATCATAACAAGTAAAGGTTCTAACGGCAATGTACTGAGCTCGACGACCCTGGCAGCAATCGACTCATTCAACACAGCTATCAAGGGGATACAAGCTGAAGTGTCTGGAAAAAACTATTTCTATACAGATCTATGCTCCAGGTGGGGTACGCAGTGTCAGGTTAGTGGGGAGGATTTCCTTGATTCGCGTTTTCGGAAGAACGACAGCATGGCGATCAGGTACCCGCGAACAGACCTGCCGGGCGGGTCCGTGGTTTTCTCCGCAGGCACACTTGGTAGCCCTACCCTAAAAACAGGCACCGACATCGTCAAAACGGCGAAGTCCTTCCGGCTGGATTACCACCTGCGCACTGACTCGCCATCAGACGACAAGCTGAGCGAAAAGTGGGAGCTGGCGGTGCTGTCCTACATGGAAAAATTCAAATCGAACTATATCAACGTGTGTTACTCAACGTCAGTCGCCCTGGAGTCGGAGCTCGCCGCTCTGACAACACGCGTCATCCCGCTGTTCTCCATCACCTTCACGGTCCTCATCACCTTCTCCATCCTCTCCTGTATGATGCTGGACATGGTCCGCACCAAGCCGTGGCTGGGCATGCTCGGCGTCCTGTCCGCAGGCATGGCCATCGTGGCGTCCATGGGGTTGTGTCTGTACTGCGGGGTCAAGTTCAACAGTGTGGTGGCCGCCATGCCGTTTTTAGCACTGG GTATCGGTGTGGATGACTTGTTCGTCATGCTGGCGGCCTGGAGGAAGACCCATCCCGGAGGCAGCGTGGAGGATCGGATGGGAGAGACGTACGCGGAGGCTGCGGTCTCCATCACCATAACAACCGCCACGGACGGACTGGCGTTCGGCATCGGCGCCATCACCCCCATCCCGGCAGTCCGCGCTTTCTGCATCTTCACGCTAACGGCCGTGCTCTTTGATTATCTGTTCCAGATCACCTTCTTCGGCGCCTGCATGGTGTACATAGGGCACCGCGAGAAGGGTAACCGCCACGCTATGACGTGCATGCGGGTACCTACTCCGAAGGAAGCGAAGGGCAGGTCCGGCTGCTTCCGCGCCATGTGCACGGGGAACGCGATGGCAGGAGTGGGCGAGAAAGGAGAGTATCACGACAGCGATCACGCTGTCATGGTCTTCTTCAGGAAGCATTTCGGTCCCTTCATCACCAAATGGTGGGTCAAAGTTATCGTTCTGCTTATCTATGGCGCGTACCTGGGCTGTGCTATCTGGGGATGCACGCAGGTGCGACAGGGGATAAGGCTCAGCAGGCTTGCGGCCGACGACTCGTACGTGGTCGACTTTTACGACAAACAAGATCAGTACTACGGGGAATACGGCCCAAGAGTAGCTGTCATAATCGCGCAGCCTCTTAACTATTGGGAGGAAAGCACAAGAGATCAGGTCGAAAAGCTTCTCGCGAAATTTGAGGACACCGACTACACGTTTGGCAAAACTGAGTCGGAGTCGTGGTTGCGCGACTACCTCGCGTTCGTCAACCAATATTCAGGCGCCATACCCGGCCTGAGCGCTGCCACCAAATCCTCCTTCCTCTCAAATCTGTACGATCCGTTTCTAAAGAATGCCGCCTTTGAGAGGTACTCACTGGATATAGAATTCAATGGAGATAAAAGTGCCATTGTGtcctctcgcttctttgtacagacCAAAAACATGGTTAACTCAGACAGAGAGCAAGTCATGATGCTCAAGATGCGAGAGATAGCTGGTGTGGAGTGGAGGCTGCGCAGCAGGTCCGCACCCCTTACTCGTTGGGATTAA